From Solea senegalensis isolate Sse05_10M linkage group LG19, IFAPA_SoseM_1, whole genome shotgun sequence, the proteins below share one genomic window:
- the LOC122785272 gene encoding meteorin-like protein: MFSNEMILLHFLALLLRHCAADPCNWTGSGFAAGMDSRIVLQVRLRCTQGWVRWVFPGQAVRLVLEPNLSSNLRTTVCIKPSPSFGGASVFIERAGELELLVTDGERQRQVFCFRADGARTPALYLQPSPLQSDGHWSRRTMSFRYELLRNRRAARNVGHSSGIQTSCRPCNDTELLMAICNSDFASRAEWLDVMVTGSPRTLSMPEVTDTPSALIQARKPTKSMLPSNKVQGGANPAHHS; encoded by the exons atgttttcaaatgagaTGATTTTGCTGCATTTCCTGGCTCTTCTGTTGCGGCACTGTGCAGCTGATCCGTGCAACTGGACTGGGAG CGGTTTTGCAGCTGGCATGGACTCCAGGATCGTGCTCCAGGTGCGGTTGCGCTGTACCCAGGGCTGGGTGAGGTGGGTCTTCCCGGGCCAAGCTGTCAGATTGGTCCTGGAGCCGAACCTGTCCTCCAACCTGCGCACAACTGTCTGCATCAAACCCTCTCCCTCCTTCGGCGGAGCCAGCGTGTTCATCGAACGCGCAGgagagctggagctgctggtgacTGATGGCGAGCGGCAGCGTCAGGTATTCTGTTTCCGGGCGGATGGCGCGCGCACGCCCGCTCTCTACCTCCAGCCCAGCCCGCTACAGAGTGACGGACACTGGAGCAGACGCACTATGAGCTTCAGGTATGAGCTTCTGAGGAACAGAAGAGCGGCGCGCAACGTGGGTCACAGCAGCGGGATACAGA CTTCCTGTCGACCCTGCAATGACACAGAACTCCTCATGGCCATCTGCAACAGTGACTTTG CAAGCAGAGCTGAGTGGCTCGACGTCATGGTCACTGGGAGCCCACGCACCCTCAGCATGCCAGAGGTAACCGATACGCCGTCAGCACTCATCCAAGCTCGGAAACCCACTAAATCTATGCTTCCTTCCAATAAAGTGCAAGGAGGGGCCAACCCAGCACACCACAGTTAA
- the LOC122784809 gene encoding chromobox protein homolog 8-like translates to MELSAVGESVFAAESIIKRRIRRGRWEYLVKWKGWSKKYSTWEPEENILDVRLFTAFEEREREREQFGPKKRGPKPETFLLKAKAKEKTYDFRREAPRGIQVSYPVPEPVITPRAREGLRAVVPTIFPPSAVNRGESVHVRPPELERRPRETPAAAVTLQELDRFPKKRGRKPKLHFNYDEDDRSSSATEPLEEPVSPSKLTRHLHHHGEPPHDRSLIQLTKRFQVETTITPKSSSERRHAGPAGLSYTCAIAPGARKGHQRGHSRTYCLSRTSVPQLGKTKHQLNTCSPSAAMSTHTESVCDSRARAASSWSPRFTNLDTVTVTDVTTNLLTVTIRESSTDEGFFRDKS, encoded by the exons ATGGAGCTCTCTGCTGTGGGTGAGAGCGTCTTTGCAGCCGAGTCCATCATTAAACGGAGAATCAGACGG GGTCGCTGGGAATATCTCGTGAAATGGAAGGGCTGGTCTAAGAA GTACAGCACTTGGGAGCCAGAGGAAAACATTCTGGATGTGCGACTCTTCACTGCCTTCGAGGAGAG agaGCGAGAAAGGGAGCAGTTCGGACCGAAAAAGAGGGGACCCAAACCCGAGACATTTCTCTTAAAG GCCAAAGCCAAAGAAAAGACATATGATTTTAGAAGAGAAGCTCCCAGAGGGATCCAGGTTTCCTATCCCGTCCCGGAGCCTGTCATAACACCAAGGGCCCGGGAAGGTTTACGCGCCGTGGTTCCCACAATATTCCCACCGAGCGCGGTCAACAGAGGAGAAAGCGTCCACGTCCGACCACCAGAGCTCGAGAGGAGGCCCAGAGAGACTCCAGCAGCCGCTGTGACTCTCCAGGAGCTGGATCGCTTCCCCAAAAAGAGAGGGCGCAAACCCAAGCTGCATTTCAATTATGACGAAGATGATCGAAGCAGCTCAGCAACAGAGCCGCTGGAGGAGCCAGTGTCCCCGTCCAAATTGACCAGACACCTGCACCACCACGGGGAACCGCCACATGACCGCAGCCTCATCCAGCTCACCAAGAGGTTTCAGGTGGAAACGACGATCACACCCAAATCCAGCAGCGAGCGCCGACACGCGGGACCCGCAGGTTTATCTTACACCTGCGCGATCGCTCCAGGCGCGCGTAAAGGTCATCAGAGAGGACACAGCAGGACTTACTGTTTGAGCAGGACGTCTGTCCCTCAGCTCGGGAAGACGAAGCATCAGCTGAATACGTGCTCGCCATCCGCTGCCATGTCCACTCACACCGAGTCCGTGTGCGATTCACGCGCACGAGCAGCCTCGTCGTGGTCCCCGCGTTTCACCAACCTGGACACTGTGACCGTGACAGACGTCACCACGAACCTGTTGACAGTCACGAtcagagagagcagcacagaCGAGGGTTTTTTCAGAGATAAAAGCTGA
- the cbx4 gene encoding E3 SUMO-protein ligase CBX4 produces the protein MELPAAGEHVFAVEGIEKKRIRKGKIEYLVKWRGWSPKYNTWEPEENILDPRLLVAFQHREKQEQLMGYRKRGPKPKHLLLQVPSFARRSSIPAGFEDTCQDAEGGFKSDPVPVPRPQPQQYQLNSKKHHQYQPSSQEVPADQLTNGKKKFIYQLNSKKHHHYEPDPNMYDTQASRLKEVVKVQEPACKQVNPGWNLPLALQQKWVRDKDTGCLSKVKELAVEVRKPAVKEAESECALKPNPKDATLPCAMSSKMKIIKNKNKNGRIVIVMSKYMDSNKVHGAKGKHGESSSEEKPQNTKPSENNPAHRTKMVEYSENGIPKEICNGSSPPAAEHPTKCSPKDRHFSKPSPSTAEEYNTEVARGQADLPDDLPLQLTASSPPMSWAVDANILTPTAVDQIRIPSFPSDRKRKLSDPVEERSVSKTYLASRSFSVPSTAVAPPQDKPMDLHCRGRRPGSACTYEVMDSGGQEEPMDLSCPKTKSQVEPEIQPELAPEAEPAVTDPPPVTEDTPQFTEKSKEAPVKTISPFMGNIIITDITTNSLTVTFKEYVSF, from the exons ATGGAGCTCCCTGCTGCCGGAGAGCACGTCTTTGCAGTGGAGGGCATCGAAAAGAAGCGCATCCGTAag GGCAAGATAGAATACCTGGTCAAGTGGCGAGGCTGGTCTCCCAA ATACAACACATGGGAGCCAGAGGAAAACATCCTTGACCCGCGGCTCCTCGTCGCGTTTCAACACAG agagaagcaggagcagctgatggGATACCGAAAACGGGGGCCAAAACCAAAGCATCTTCTGCTCCAG GTGCCCTCGTTTGCCCGAAGGTCCAGTATCCCCGCTGGTTTTGAGGACACATGTCAGGATGCAGAAGGAGGCTTCAAGTCAGATCCTGTCCCGGTCCCGCGCCCCCAGCCTCAGCAGTACCAGCTGAACAGCAAGAAGCACCATCAGTACCAGCCCAGCAGCCAGGAGGTCCCTGCTGATCAGCTAACCAATGGAAAAAAGAAGTTCATCTACCAGCTAAACAGCAAGAAGCACCACCATTATGAGCCTGACCCAAATATGTACGACACACAGGCCTCGAGACTCAAAGAGGTGGTCAAAGTTCAGGAGCCGGCCTGTAAACAAGTAAATCCTGGCTGGAACTTACCACTGGCACTGCAACAGAAATGGGTTCGTGACAAAGACACAGGATGTTTGAGTAAAGTCAAAGAGTTGGCAGTGGAGGTGAGGAAACCGGCTGTCAAAGAGGCTGAGAGCGAATGTGCCCTCAAACCCAACCCGAAAGACGCAACTCTGCCGTGTGCTATGAGCAGCAAAATGAAGATaatcaagaacaaaaacaagaatggACGTATTGTGATTGTCATGAGTAAATATATGGACAGTAACAAGGTCCATGGAGCGAAAGGTAAACACGGGGAATCGTCAAGCGAAGAGAAACCTCAGAACACCAAACCGTCAGAAAACAATCCAGCACACAGAACCAAAATGGTGGAGTACTCGGAGAACGGTATCCCCAAAGAGATTTGTAATGGCAGCTCCCCTCCTGCCGCAGAACATCCGACAAAATGTTCCCCAAAGGACAGACATTTCTCCAAACCTTCACCAAGCACAGCAGAGGAATACAACACTGAGGTGGCTCGAGGTCAGGCTGACCTGCCGGATGATTTACCGCTGCAGCTGACTGCAAGCTCACCTCCAATGTCCTGGGCTGTTGACGCCAACATCCTGACGCCGACAGCGGTCGACCAGATTAGGATCCCATCCTTTCCTAGTGACCGCAAGCGAAAGCTCTCAGATCCTGTTGAGGAGAGGAGTGTTTCTAAAACTTACCTGGCCTCCAGAAGCTTCAGTGTGCCCAGCACGGCCGTCGCGCCACCTCAGGATAAACCAATGGACCTCCACTGTCGTGGCCGACGCCCTGGCTCTGCATGCACATACGAGGTTATGGACTCCGGCGGCCAAGAGGAGCCGATGGATCTCAGCTGCCCAAAGACTAAGAGCCAGGTGGAGCCAGAAATACAACCGGAGCTGGCACCGGAGGCGGAGCCTGCTGTCACAGATCCTCCACCTGTGACAGAGGACACGCCGCAATTCACAGAGAAATCTAAGGAAGCGCCTGTCAAAACAATCTCTCCATTTATGGGAAatatcatcatcactgacatcacgaCAAACAGTCTCACTGTGACGTTCAAGGAATACGTATCTTTTTAA